Genomic window (Oryza sativa Japonica Group chromosome 3, ASM3414082v1):
AAGGGTTCCTTTGGAACACGGGATTGAAAAAACGAAGGAATAAGAAAGTCACAAGATTGCAAAACACGGGAATCAGATGAGTGAGATAGAATCAAAaagaaattttccaagaggttggagctcttgctaattTTCCTCCGAAATCTCCATAGGATTGtacattccataggaatttcaaaggaaaaGATAGGAtttaatcctttgtttcaaatgcCTTCCTAGGATTTTTTCCAATAGGATCGAAATCCTCCAtatttcctatgtttttcctacaaACCGAAGGGGGCCTAAAAGTGTAATACGTTGAACATGTGGTACTACAGATAAAGTTAGAACTTTTGGTAGAGCAACGTTTCCAGTTTCCACATGAAAAGCTACTGGTTTTATCAACCACTATGTTTACCTAAATTGAAACTAGTTTAGCACTCCAAGGCCTCCGACCAAATTGAATACTGTTTCAAGGCATTTCAAACTGATAATTAGACAAATCAGCATGCTGTTGCTAACCTCAGTACGGCCTGGCATAATAGGCCTCCCAGCCAACAACTCGGCTAGAATACACCCCGCGCTCCACAGGTCAACGCCCACCCCATAATCCGTGGAGCCCAAAAGCAACTCCGGTGGGCGGTACCACAGCGTCACCACCCTGCTCGTCATCGGCTGATTCTTGTTGGGATCGAACAACGACGCCAGGCCGAAATCTGCGATCTTCAGCATGCCATTGTTATCCAACAGCAGGTTCGACCCCTTGATGTCGCGGTGCAGCACTCCATTGTTGTGGCAATGCTCCAGCCCGGACAGCAGCTGGTGCATGTAGCACTTAACCTGCATGTCAGCATGCCATGGAAAACCTCAATTAATTTCACGACATTGCGTGCTGGAACATGAGGCTGCACAAAGATCTTGGCGGGGGGAGACCTGTGGCTCGGTGAAGCTGATGTCGGGgctggcggcgaggccggcgaggtcGTGCTCCATGTACTCGAAGACGAGGTAGAGGCTGCAGGACATGCGGGAGGTGACGAGGCCCTCGAGCTTGACGACGTtggggtggtggaggcggcggaggatgagGATCTCGCGGGCCATGAAGCGGACGCTCTCGGGCTCCAGGTTGTCGAACCGCACCTTCTTGAGCGCCACGATCTTGCCCGTCGCCGTGTCCCGCGCCTTGTACACGTTGCTGTACGTCCCCTGCCCGATCTGCGCCACCGACAACACCGCGCGCTGTTGATGAGCTCAGCTCGCGACAATGGCGAGCGCGAGGGCGGGGGGAGCTCGTACCTTGTCGATCTTCTCGAAGGAGTCGGCGCGGCGAGGGGTCCAGCCGTCGATGgcctcgccgacgacggcggagagCCAGGCGGGCCAGCCGGCCGCCACCTGCTCCCCGCGCGCCCTGTTGGCGAAGCTCCCCCCGAGCCCGAGGCGGGCCGCCTCCGCGGCGGACCGCGACGACCGTGCGCGCCTCTCCCTCCTGGCCGGCTTCGGcggcttcttctcctcctcctcctcctcctcctcctcctcggccgccgccttctcggcggcgacggcgggcgggggcggggggtcGGGCTGCTGGGGGTGGTCgggggagggggcggagggGCGGCCGTGGACGCAGCccatgggaggggaggggagtcggggggtcaccggcggcggcggcggcgcatggggTGGAGGCGAGTGGGGAGTGGGGAGTGGAGTAAAGCGGAGGAGTGAGGTGTGGGGGACCGAGCTGGATGCCTGGCTGGCTTGGTTGGCTGGGCTGCCCGTGGAGGCTTTGactctctcgctcgctcgctctacGTGACTCTGTGCAAGTACAGTGTCAGCTCAGCTGTCCGTGCCGTGCTTCCAGGcctatttttttcattcgtaataatttattattatccttaaattaaataaatagtGATCCATCCGTCTCATGAGGAgtgtatttttagttttttgatACGACGTTTGGattttcgtcttatttaaaaaattatgattagtaACTTTATAcgtaactatttttttaagttttttttataattttttaaaataaaacggacggtcaaacgttggacagaaacccaaaaatatgtttttaggACGTTGGACGGAAACCAAAAATATGTTCTttgtaggacggagggagtaagtattaATATGGATTTTCACAAACAGGATGGACACTGAACGAACGATGTCCAGGTGTAGACTATCTCATGAATGACAAAGGGTGTCCAG
Coding sequences:
- the LOC4332836 gene encoding probable serine/threonine-protein kinase At1g54610; this encodes MGCVHGRPSAPSPDHPQQPDPPPPPAVAAEKAAAEEEEEEEEEEKKPPKPARRERRARSSRSAAEAARLGLGGSFANRARGEQVAAGWPAWLSAVVGEAIDGWTPRRADSFEKIDKIGQGTYSNVYKARDTATGKIVALKKVRFDNLEPESVRFMAREILILRRLHHPNVVKLEGLVTSRMSCSLYLVFEYMEHDLAGLAASPDISFTEPQVKCYMHQLLSGLEHCHNNGVLHRDIKGSNLLLDNNGMLKIADFGLASLFDPNKNQPMTSRVVTLWYRPPELLLGSTDYGVGVDLWSAGCILAELLAGRPIMPGRTEVEQLHKIFKLCGSPTEEYWKKSKLPHATIFKPQQPYKRRISETYKDFPQSALRLIETLLAIDPADRLTATSALRSDFFTTEPYACEPSSLPAYPPSKEMDAKRRDEEARRLRAAGGRTNDGAKKTKTRDRPRAVPAPEANAELQINIDKRRLVTHANAKSKSEKFPPPHQDGAVSLVSTNHMDPLYEPQDPSSFSTVFTQEKSSVPTWSGPLADLSAVGKQKWKHKFGRSSKQPSTARAR